A region of Arabidopsis thaliana chromosome 5, partial sequence DNA encodes the following proteins:
- a CDS encoding transcriptional factor B3 family protein (transcriptional factor B3 family protein; BEST Arabidopsis thaliana protein match is: Transcriptional factor B3 family protein (TAIR:AT2G16210.1); Has 30201 Blast hits to 17322 proteins in 780 species: Archae - 12; Bacteria - 1396; Metazoa - 17338; Fungi - 3422; Plants - 5037; Viruses - 0; Other Eukaryotes - 2996 (source: NCBI BLink).), protein MATTNPGYLRCKEERNNKSFFMVLQSVDVSSENLVESCRYMTMGLAVKRALPYDFVRSFTDKELSLGISKNPTFYYMEKSGWEKFVRDNTLGTLDGKEMMQPPQPRAFLASSSRIRRFRTEQGEDDKKEEVVSESSNRGRTTAAESVGRKLKLGKKAAEESQESKRTEKVVRARRDEAGASSSTAVEFTAVFQPAYLYNLRIRSSVKDQMPVEKTIFKVHHPNGKKFWNVVYLGSYGAFSGGWQCLVKEYPLVVGDIYLQVYIHQTGGATSSCLQTLMMMDVRVRRNY, encoded by the exons ATGGCTACTACGAACCCTGGATATCTTCGgtgcaaagaagaaaggaataacaaaagcttcttcatggTGCTTCAAAGTGTTGATGTTTCTTCAGAGAACTTG GTTGAATCTTGTCGTTATATGACAATGGGTCTTGCCGTAAAG CGGGCACTTCCTTATGACTTTGTGAGAAGCTTCACGGACAAAGAGCTTTCCT TAGGAATCTCCAAAAACCCGACATTTTACTACATGGAGAAGTCTGGATGGGAGAAGTTTGTGAGGGACAACACTTTGGGAACCC TTGATGGGAAGGAGATGATGCAACCTCCACAACCTAGAGCCTTCTTGGCATCTTCAA GTCGTATTAGAAGATTCAGAACAGAACAAGGGGAAGATGACAAGAAGGAAGAGGTGGTGTCTGAGTCAAGTAATCGTGGCCGGACAACCGCAGCTGAATCTGTTGGAAGGAAGCTCAAACTTGGGAAGAAGGCAGCTGAGGAATCCCAAGAATCTAAAAGGACCGAGAAAGTGGTTAGAGCCCGAAGAGATGAGGCAGGTGCCTCTTCATCTACTGCTGTAGAATTCACGGCCGTATTCCAGCCAGCATATCTCTACAATCTG AGGATCCGAAGTTCTGTTAAGGATCAAATGCCGGTTGagaaaacaatattcaaaGTCCATCATCCAAATGGGAAGAAATTTTGGAATGTGGTGTATCTGGGGAGTTATGGAGCTTTCTCTGGTGGATGGCAATGTTTGGTTAAAGAGTATCCCCTTGTTGTTGGGGATATATACCTGCAAGTTTACATTCATCAAACCGGAGGAGCTACTTCTAGTTGTCTCCAAACCCTAATGATGATGGATGTGAGGGTGAGAAGAAATTACTGA
- a CDS encoding Intron maturase, type II family protein (Intron maturase, type II family protein; FUNCTIONS IN: RNA binding, RNA-directed DNA polymerase activity; INVOLVED IN: RNA-dependent DNA replication, RNA splicing; EXPRESSED IN: 22 plant structures; EXPRESSED DURING: 13 growth stages; CONTAINS InterPro DOMAIN/s: Intron maturase, type II (InterPro:IPR000442), RNA-directed DNA polymerase (reverse transcriptase) (InterPro:IPR000477); BEST Arabidopsis thaliana protein match is: Intron maturase, type II family protein (TAIR:AT1G30010.1); Has 1807 Blast hits to 1807 proteins in 277 species: Archae - 0; Bacteria - 0; Metazoa - 736; Fungi - 347; Plants - 385; Viruses - 0; Other Eukaryotes - 339 (source: NCBI BLink).) translates to MRRSFSVLGPYKWLKPSSTYTNVYCFVTNPPLISNPNNGSAIFRYLSYFAPQQRRQQQQAPDPDDPANLLKEDGVSLCSQMWLENFKEPDKTATNLTSYLRRFELWVLAYQKVCCDELGAYVPRSSIQRSALENLLALRNSVLDDRFKWGSRLDFYIKSPRDKTDYESLSKRKIKAILTTTQPTPFQDRIVQEVLLMILEPIYESRFSQKSFAFRPGRTAHTVLRVIRRNFAGYLWYVKGDLSVVLDGMKVGFVISSLMRDVRDKKVIDLIKSALVTPVVTSKVEDGEKKKTKKRKYQKKRVLAEDEPKPDPYWLETFFGFAPEEAGKSPQWGHCGILSPLLVNVCLDELDRWMETKVKDFYRPSKSDVIWNNPEGEADQGNTSWPEFVPTSGPDKTRKMDYVRYGGHILIGVRGPRADAATLRKELIEFVDQKYMLRLDNENLPIEHITKGIMFLDHVLCRRVVYPTLRYTATGGKIISEKGVGTLLSVTASLKQCIKQFRKLLFIKGDRDPDPQPCFRMFHATQAHTNNQMNKFLTTIAEWYRFADNRKKIVNFCSYIIRGSLAKLYAAKYKLRSRAKVYKFANRNLSLPLLQKKGQSPEYQNLLRMGLAESVDGLVYTRMSLVPETDYSPFPGNWRPEHEKFLIEYLTLDEPKTLEEQKRFIREKGLVSPQDYTSMLVWNYKRNAIPMDQVSILKDQPFLLGSSSTYNRDNDDQKNKEEDEDSEDGLRIARM, encoded by the coding sequence ATGCGTAGaagcttctctgttttggGTCCTTACAAATGGCTAAAACCTTCTTCTACATATACCAACGTTTACTGCTTCGTCACAAATCCTCCTCTCATTTCTAACCCTAACAACGGCTCTGCGATTTTCCGATATCTATCTTACTTCGCACCTCAACAAcgaagacaacaacaacaagcacCAGATCCAGATGATCCAGCGAATCTATTGAAAGAAGATGGAGTATCTCTCTGTTCTCAGATGTGGCTTGAGAATTTCAAAGAACCTGACAAAACCGCTACTAATTTAACCTCGTATCTTCGTAGATTCGAGTTATGGGTATTAGCTTATCAGAAAGTTTGCTGTGATGAATTAGGTGCTTATGTTCCTCGTAGCTCTATTCAAAGATCAGCTTTAGAGAATTTGTTAGCTTTAAGAAACTCTGTTCTCGATGATCGGTTTAAATGGGGTTCTCGGTTGGATTTCTATATTAAATCTCCTAGAGATAAGACCGATTACGAGTCGTTGTCGAAGAGGAAGATTAAAGCGATTTTGACTACTACGCAGCCTACTCCGTTTCAGGATAGGATAGTTCAGGAggttttgttgatgattttggaACCGATATACGAATCTCGGTTTTCGCAAAAATCGTTTGCGTTTCGGCCCGGGAGGACCGCGCATACGGTGTTGAGAGTGATTCGGAGGAATTTCGCGGGTTATTTGTGGTATGTTAAGGGTGATTTGAGTGTTGTGTTGGATGGAATGAAAGTTGGTTTTGTGATTAGTTCTTTGATGAGAGATGTTAGAGATAAGAAAGTGattgatttgatcaaatctgCGCTTGTTACACCTGTTGTAACGAGTAAAGTTGAAGatggtgagaagaagaagactaagaagagaaaatatcagaaaaaacGGGTTTTGGCTGAGGATGAGCCCAAGCCTGATCCTTATTGGTTAGAGACGTTCTTTGGTTTTGCTCCTGAGGAAGCTGGGAAGTCTCCGCAGTGGGGACATTGCGGGATTCTTAGTCCTCTTTTGGTTAATGTATGTCTTGACGAGCTTGATCGTTGGATGGAAACGAAAGTGAAAGACTTTTACCGTCCTTCGAAAAGCGATGTTATATGGAATAACCCTGAAGGAGAAGCGGATCAAGGAAACACTTCTTGGCCGGAATTTGTTCCCACGAGTGGTCCTGACAAAACGAGGAAAATGGATTACGTTAGATATGGAGGTCATATCTTGATTGGTGTCCGTGGACCTCGAGCTGATGCTGCAACGTTAAGGAAAGAGCTTATTGAGTTTGTTGATCAGAAGTATATGCTTAGACTCGACAATGAGAATCTACCCATTGAACATATAACAAAAGGTATAATGTTTCTTGATCATGTTTTGTGTCGCCGAGTTGTTTATCCGACTCTGAGGTATACTGCGACCGGTGGGAAGATTATAAGCGAAAAAGGCGTGGGAACGCTTTTATCCGTTACAGCGAGTTTGAAGCAATGCATCAAACAGTTTCGAAAGCTGTTATTTATAAAAGGAGATCGTGATCCGGATCCACAGCCTTGTTTTAGAATGTTCCACGCAACTCAAGCTCATACGAATAATCAGATGAATAAGTTTTTGACTACGATTGCTGAGTGGTATCGGTTTGCAGAtaacagaaagaaaattgTGAATTTCTGTTCTTATATTATCCGTGGTTCACTTGCTAAGCTTTATGCTGCAAAGTATAAACTTAGATCAAGAGCAAAAGTGTATAAGTTCGCTAATCGGAATCTGAGCCTTCCGTTGTTGCAGAAGAAAGGTCAGTCACCAGAATATCAGAATCTCTTAAGAATGGGTCTTGCTGAATCGGTTGATGGACTTGTTTATACAAGAATGTCTCTAGTTCCAGAAACTGATTACTCGCCTTTCCCGGGTAATTGGAGGCCCGAGCACGAGAAGTTTCTGATCGAGTACTTAACACTCGATGAACCGAAAACCTTAGAAGAGCAAAAGAGATTTATTAGAGAGAAAGGGCTCGTTTCGCCTCAGGATTACACATCGATGTTGGTTTGGAACTATAAGAGAAATGCTATTCCAATGGATCAAGTTTCAATTCTAAAGGATCAACCTTTCTTGTTGGGATCATCAAGTACCTACAACCGCGACAATGATGATcagaagaataaagaagaagatgaagatagTGAAGATGGGCTTCGCATTGCACGCATGTAA
- a CDS encoding Plant invertase/pectin methylesterase inhibitor superfamily protein (Plant invertase/pectin methylesterase inhibitor superfamily protein; FUNCTIONS IN: enzyme inhibitor activity, pectinesterase inhibitor activity, pectinesterase activity; INVOLVED IN: biological_process unknown; LOCATED IN: endomembrane system; CONTAINS InterPro DOMAIN/s: Pectinesterase inhibitor (InterPro:IPR006501); BEST Arabidopsis thaliana protein match is: Plant invertase/pectin methylesterase inhibitor superfamily protein (TAIR:AT5G46970.1); Has 1807 Blast hits to 1807 proteins in 277 species: Archae - 0; Bacteria - 0; Metazoa - 736; Fungi - 347; Plants - 385; Viruses - 0; Other Eukaryotes - 339 (source: NCBI BLink).) yields the protein MKFSLYLVMFFLLLNCFATAQSLIRDSCKKATTKDPKLKYDFCVKSLEENPQSKTAKSLEGLVFVSTKNAVSKTTSLKGMVDKILKEDKYEVERPLLDCLELYTEAIDSLNQSLDTVKSRDYKTATMLMSAAMDAPGSCETKFTKRKKAVKSPFTKENDVLFYMVLIPIAFTSMLDMK from the coding sequence atgaaattctcGCTTTACCTTGTTATGTTCTTTCTCCTCTTAAACTGTTTCGCAACCGCACAATCTCTGATTCGGGATTCTTGCAAAAAAGCTACAACTAAAGACCCGAAActcaaatatgatttttgcgTCAAGTCTCTCGAAGAGAATCCGCAGAGCAAAACCGCAAAGAGTCTTGAAGGTTTGGTCTTCGTATCGACCAAGAACGCTGTTTCGAAAACGACTAGCTTGAAAGGAATGGTTGACAAGATTCTCAAGGAGGATAAATATGAAGTGGAGAGGCCGTTACTTGATTGCCTCGAACTTTATACCGAAGCTATTGATTCCTTAAACCAATCTTTAGACACTGTTAAGTCGCGTGATTACAAAACAGCTACCATGCTTATGAGTGCTGCAATGGATGCACCGGGAAGTTGCGAAACTaaattcacaaaaagaaaaaaggctGTGAAATCTCCATTTACGAAAGAGAACGATGTCTTGTTTTACATGGTTCTGATTCCTATAGCTTTTACAAGTATGTTAGATATGAAATAA
- a CDS encoding Plant invertase/pectin methylesterase inhibitor superfamily protein (Plant invertase/pectin methylesterase inhibitor superfamily protein; FUNCTIONS IN: enzyme inhibitor activity, pectinesterase inhibitor activity, pectinesterase activity; INVOLVED IN: biological_process unknown; LOCATED IN: endomembrane system; EXPRESSED IN: 6 plant structures; EXPRESSED DURING: 4 anthesis, petal differentiation and expansion stage; CONTAINS InterPro DOMAIN/s: Pectinesterase inhibitor (InterPro:IPR006501); BEST Arabidopsis thaliana protein match is: Plant invertase/pectin methylesterase inhibitor superfamily protein (TAIR:AT5G46930.1); Has 1807 Blast hits to 1807 proteins in 277 species: Archae - 0; Bacteria - 0; Metazoa - 736; Fungi - 347; Plants - 385; Viruses - 0; Other Eukaryotes - 339 (source: NCBI BLink).), whose translation MKFLLYLVTFFVLSNGLANGQTLIRNSCKKATATSPKFKYNLCVTSLETNPQAKTAKDLAGLVMASTKNAVTKATTLKGTVDKIIKGKKVNKMTAMPLRDCLQLYTDAIGSLNEALAGVKSRNYPTVKTVLSAAMDTPSTCETGFKERKAPSPVTKENDNLYQMILIPLAFTNMLK comes from the coding sequence atgaaatttttgcTTTACCTTGTTACGTTCTTTGTTCTCTCAAACGGTTTGGCAAACGGACAAACTTTGATTCGAAATTCTTGCAAGAAAGCTACAGCTACAAGCCCGAAGTTCAAATACAATCTATGTGTCACGTCTCTCGAAACCAATCCGCAGgccaaaaccgcaaaagaTCTCGCCGGATTAGTCATGGCATCGACGAAAAACGCCGTGACCAAAGCGACGACCTTGAAAGGAACTGTTGACAAGATTATCAAGGGGAAGAAAGTTAACAAGATGACTGCAATGCCGTTACGTGATTGCCTTCAGCTTTATACCGATGCTATTGGTTCTTTAAACGAAGCTTTAGCGGGCGTTAAATCGCGTAATTACCCAACCGTTAAAACGGTTCTGAGTGCTGCAATGGATACACCAAGTACTTGTGAAACTGgattcaaagaaagaaaagcgCCATCTCCGGTTACGAAAGAGAACGATAATTTGTATCAGATGATTCTGATTCCTCTAGCTTTTACAAATATGTTGAAATGA
- a CDS encoding Plant invertase/pectin methylesterase inhibitor superfamily protein (Plant invertase/pectin methylesterase inhibitor superfamily protein; FUNCTIONS IN: enzyme inhibitor activity, pectinesterase inhibitor activity, pectinesterase activity; INVOLVED IN: biological_process unknown; LOCATED IN: endomembrane system; CONTAINS InterPro DOMAIN/s: Pectinesterase inhibitor (InterPro:IPR006501); BEST Arabidopsis thaliana protein match is: Plant invertase/pectin methylesterase inhibitor superfamily protein (TAIR:AT5G46960.1); Has 30201 Blast hits to 17322 proteins in 780 species: Archae - 12; Bacteria - 1396; Metazoa - 17338; Fungi - 3422; Plants - 5037; Viruses - 0; Other Eukaryotes - 2996 (source: NCBI BLink).), with protein sequence MKFLVSLVIFSLFLNGFATAQTLIQDSCKKAFAKDPQSSYDFCVQSLTQDPQSKAATTLEDLALASTKNVAAKITNLKGIVAQDLKDQRYQDIVEDLKLCLGFYKDANDSLKTALANIKSRDYDGANSNLSAALNAPGDCEDDFKEAEKKSPITNENNILYKTIVIPLAFTTML encoded by the coding sequence atgaagttcTTGGTTTCATTGGtgatcttctctcttttcttgaaCGGTTTCGCAACCGCTCAAACTCTCATTCAAGATTCTTGCAAGAAAGCTTTTGCGAAAGACCCGCAATCGTCATACGATTTCTGCGTCCAATCTCTTACGCAAGATCCACAAAGCAAAGCCGCAACTACTCTCGAAGATTTGGCCCTAGCATCGACAAAGAACGTTGCGGCAAAAATCACGAACCTGAAAGGAATCGTTGCACAGGATCTCAAGGACCAGAGATATCAGGATATTGTGGAAGACTTAAAACTTTGCCTCGGATTTTATAAAGATGCTAATGATTCTTTAAAAACTGCTTTAGCGAACATTAAATCGCGTGATTATGACGGCGCTAACAGTAATCTGAGTGCTGCTTTGAATGCTCCAGGCGATTGCGAGGATGATTTCAAGGAAGCAGAAAAGAAGTCTCCGATTACTAACGAGaacaatattttgtataagACGATTGTAATTCCTTTGGCTTTTACTACTATGTTgtaa
- a CDS encoding Plant invertase/pectin methylesterase inhibitor superfamily protein (Plant invertase/pectin methylesterase inhibitor superfamily protein; FUNCTIONS IN: enzyme inhibitor activity, pectinesterase inhibitor activity, pectinesterase activity; INVOLVED IN: biological_process unknown; LOCATED IN: endomembrane system; EXPRESSED IN: cultured cell; CONTAINS InterPro DOMAIN/s: Pectinesterase inhibitor (InterPro:IPR006501); BEST Arabidopsis thaliana protein match is: Plant invertase/pectin methylesterase inhibitor superfamily protein (TAIR:AT5G46950.1); Has 30201 Blast hits to 17322 proteins in 780 species: Archae - 12; Bacteria - 1396; Metazoa - 17338; Fungi - 3422; Plants - 5037; Viruses - 0; Other Eukaryotes - 2996 (source: NCBI BLink).): MKFLVSLVIFSLFLNGFATAQTLIQDSCKKAFAKDPQLSYDFCVNSLTQDPQSKAATTLESLVLASTKTAAAKITNLKGIVAQDLKDQRYQDIVEDLKLCLGFYNDANDDLTTALANIKSRDYQGANINLSAALDVPGNCEDDFKEAKKTSPITNENSILFKTILIPLAFTNML, encoded by the coding sequence atgaagttCTTGGTTTCATTGgttatcttctctcttttcttaaacGGTTTCGCAACCGCTCAAACTCTCATTCAAGATTCTTGCAAGAAAGCTTTTGCGAAAGACCCGCAATTGTCATACGATTTCTGCGTCAATTCTCTTACACAAGATCCACAAAGCAAAGCCGCGACTACTCTCGAAAGTTTGGTCCTAGCATCGACGAAGACCGCTGCGGCAAAAATCACGAACTTGAAAGGAATCGTTGCACAGGATCTCAAAGACCAGAGATATCAGGATATTGTGGAAGACTTAAAACTTTGCCTCGGATTTTATAACGATGCTAATGATGATTTAACAACTGCTTTAGCGAACATTAAATCGCGTGATTATCAAGGCGCTAACATTAATCTGAGTGCTGCTTTGGATGTACCAGGCAATTGCGAGGATGATTTCAAGGAAGCAAAAAAGACGTCTCCGATTACCAACGAGAACAGTATTTTGTTTAAGACGATTTTGATTCCTTTGGCTTTTACTAATATGTTgtaa
- a CDS encoding Plant invertase/pectin methylesterase inhibitor superfamily protein (Plant invertase/pectin methylesterase inhibitor superfamily protein; FUNCTIONS IN: enzyme inhibitor activity, pectinesterase inhibitor activity, pectinesterase activity; INVOLVED IN: biological_process unknown; LOCATED IN: endomembrane system; CONTAINS InterPro DOMAIN/s: Pectinesterase inhibitor (InterPro:IPR006501); BEST Arabidopsis thaliana protein match is: Plant invertase/pectin methylesterase inhibitor superfamily protein (TAIR:AT5G46930.1); Has 1807 Blast hits to 1807 proteins in 277 species: Archae - 0; Bacteria - 0; Metazoa - 736; Fungi - 347; Plants - 385; Viruses - 0; Other Eukaryotes - 339 (source: NCBI BLink).): MTFLFYFAMFFLLLNAFTIAQSLIQDFCKKAADKNPKIHYNFCVKSLEENPQSKTARSLDRLVMLSTKNAVSKTTSMKGIVDKILKENRFEMYSEKPLRDCLELYSDATNSLKEALTIIKSRDYKTANVVISAAMGAPPSCEIGFKEGKKPLKSPFTKDNDVLF, translated from the coding sequence ATGACGTTCTTGTTCTATTTTGCTATGTTCTTTCTGCTCTTAAACGCTTTCACAATTGCACAATCTTTGATCCAAGATTTTTGCAAGAAAGCTGCAGATAAAAACCCGAAGATTCATTACAACTTCTGTGTCAAGTCTCTCGAAGAGAATCCACAGAGCAAAACTGCACGTAGTCTTGACAGGTTGGTCATGTTATCCACGAAAAACGCAGTGTCGAAAACAACAAGCATGAAAGGAATTGTGGACAAGATTCTCAAGGAGAATAGATTTGAAATGTATAGTGAGAAACCATTACGTGATTGCCTCGAACTTTATTCGGATGCTACAAATTCCTTAAAGGAAGCTCTAACGATCATTAAGTCGCGTGATTATAAAACCGCTAACGTGGTTATAAGTGCTGCAATGGGTGCACCACCTAGTTGCGAAATTGGattcaaagaaggaaaaaaacctCTCAAATCTCCATTTACAAAAGATAacgatgttttgttttaa
- a CDS encoding Plant invertase/pectin methylesterase inhibitor superfamily protein (Plant invertase/pectin methylesterase inhibitor superfamily protein; FUNCTIONS IN: enzyme inhibitor activity, pectinesterase inhibitor activity, pectinesterase activity; INVOLVED IN: biological_process unknown; LOCATED IN: endomembrane system; CONTAINS InterPro DOMAIN/s: Pectinesterase inhibitor (InterPro:IPR006501); BEST Arabidopsis thaliana protein match is: Plant invertase/pectin methylesterase inhibitor superfamily protein (TAIR:AT5G46990.1); Has 1807 Blast hits to 1807 proteins in 277 species: Archae - 0; Bacteria - 0; Metazoa - 736; Fungi - 347; Plants - 385; Viruses - 0; Other Eukaryotes - 339 (source: NCBI BLink).), with protein sequence MKFLIHLVVLFLHLNGFMANRVADSLIQKSCKENTRYAEPYIYKFCITSIKENPESQKVRNIDELTVVCTNSAISNLTKVKGTVENILNERKYKNKLSHTFLRECLKLYSEGYELLNSALKYLKTLDYEKFIGNMDMAKGKPRACEMKFNDDNHQISPVKKENDVLFDMINIPYYFCFNAHING encoded by the coding sequence atgaAATTCTTGATTCACCTTGTTGTACTCTTTCTCCACCTCAATGGTTTCATGGCCAATAGAGTGGCGGATTCTCTTATTCAAAAATCTTGCAAGGAAAATACAAGATATGCGGAACCAtacatttacaaattttgtatCACATCCATCAAAGAGAATCCAGAGAGccaaaaagtaagaaatatTGATGAATTGACTGTGGTATGTACTAATAGCGCGATATCAAACCTAACAAAAGTGAAAGGAACTGTAGAGAACATTTTGAATGAAAGAAAGTATAAGAATAAGTTGAGTCATACGTTCTTACGGGAGTGCCTCAAGCTTTATTCTGAGGGCTATGAGTTGTTAAACTCAGCTTTGAAATACCTCAAAACACTGGATTACGAGAAATTTATAGGAAATATGGATATGGCAAAAGGTAAACCAAGAGCTTGCGAAATGAAATTCAATGATGACAATCACCAGATATCTCCAGTGAAGAAAGAGAACGATGTTCTCTTCGACATGATCAACATTCcgtattatttttgtttcaatgcTCATATTAACGGCTAG